A region of the Chlamydia felis Fe/C-56 genome:
TTCACAAACCTCTGGTGGAGTCCATGAGTACCGGGTTATCTAGAAGTTATCTAAATAACAACTTGTGCTAATTAAGCAGCTAATCTTTCCTGAGTTAGGTCAGAGAAACTGATAATTTCGCATTCAGCCTTAGGTTCGGCATTTATTGTTTTGTCGGCTTTTTAGGAGGCCAGCCAACGCCCTCCGCATGCAATTAACACTTTATTTCCAAGTCGAAACCTATACACCCCCAGAATATATTTTAAGTTTTTCTTCGCTTTTGTGCAATTTAAGTATCCCTCTATTTTAAATGTTGTCAAGAGAAGGAGAATTTTTCTCAAATTCGAGGGGAATGTGGACGAAAACCAGGGAAATCTTTATTTTGGAGGAGATTTTACATCTATAACGCACGCAATAATTAGAGCATGAATACAGAGGGTGAAGGAAGCAAGGAAAGCCTTGCTAACCGAGAAGAAAAAATATTGGATTTTTGGAAAACACAAAATATTTTTCAAAAATCGTTGAAAAACAGAGAAGGGAAAACCCTGTATTCTTTCTACGACGGTCCGCCGTTTGCTACAGGTCTACCTCATTACGGCCATCTTCTTGCAGGGACAATCAAAGATGTTGTTGGGCGTTTTGCCACCATGGATGGGTATTATGTTCCTAGGCGTTTTGGTTGGGATTGTCATGGTGTTCCCGTAGAATATGAAGTGGAAAAATCCTTAAATCTCACGACTCCAGGAGCAATTGAGGACTTCGGTGTGGCGAAGTTTAACGAGGAATGTCGAAAGATTGTTTTCCGTTATGTGGATGAATGGGAGAGTTACGTAACTCGTTTGGGAAGGTGGGTAGACTTTGCCTCTACGTGGAAGACCATGGATGCTTCATTCATGGAAACCGTCTGGTGGGTATTCCGTTCTCTTTATGATCAGGGTTTGGTTTATGAAGGAGTTAAAGTTGTTCCCTTCTCCACCAAATTAGGCACACCTTTATCAAATTTTGAAGCAGGTCAAAATTATAAAGAAGTTGACGATCCTTCTGTAGTCATTAAGTTTGCTTTGCACGGAGATCCTGCATCTTTATTAGTATGGACGACAACACCCTGGACTCTGGTGTCTAATATGGCAACTGCAGTGGGTCCTGAAATTACTTATGTTCGTATTGCTGATAAAGCTTCCGGAGAACAATGGATTTTAGGCCAAGGATGTCTTGAACGCTGGTTCTCAGATGTAGATTCTTATGAAGTTTTAGAAAGCTTTCCAGGAACAGCTCTAGTTGGAAAAAGTTACGAACCACCCTTTAGCTTTTTTGAACATAAACGAGCAGAGGGGGCTTATAAAATTCTTTCCGGCTCATTTGTAGAGGAGAGTGAAGGAACGGGAGTTGTCCACATGGCTCCTGCTTTTGGTGAGGCAGATTTCTTTGTCTGTAAGGAGAATCGGGTTCCTATAGTCTGCCCCGTGAATAATCATGGTTGCTTTACTGAAGAGATTCCTGAGTATCAGGGGCAGTACATTAAGAGTTGTGATAAGGGAATCATCAAGTCTTTAAAAAATCTTGGAAAGGTTTTTTATCATGGCACTGTGATGCACCGCTATCCTTTCTGTTGGAGAACGGATACTCCATTAATTTATAAAACAGTGAATTCTTGGTTTATTTCTGTTGAGAAGATCAAGGATAAAATGTTGCGAGCGAATAGGAAGATCCACTGGGTGCCAGAGCACATTAAAGATGGTCGTTTTGGCAAGTGGTTAGACGGAGCTAGGGATTGGGCAATTAGCAGAAATCGTTACTGGGGCACTCCAATTCCTATTTGGAAAAGTAAGGACGGAGAAATCTTAGTGATAGGCTCTATAAAAGAGCTTGAGGAGATTACCGGAACGAAGGTCTCTGATCTACATTGTCATTTTATTGATCAGTTAAAAGTTGAGAAGGACGGAAAGTTATTCCAGAGAGTGCCTTATGTGTTTGACTGTTGGTTTGATTCTGGAGCGATGCCCTATGCCCAAAACCACTATCCTTTTGAAAATCAGAAGGAAACAGAAGCTGCTTTCCCTGCTGATTTTATTGCGGAAGGTTTAGATCAGACTCGAGGATGGTTTTACACTCTTACTGTAATATCCTCAGCCTTATTCGATCAGCCAGCCTTTAAAAATGCGATAGTCAATGGTATTGTTTTGGCTGAAGATGGCAACAAGATGTCAAAAAGGCTAAATAACTATCCCAGCCCTATAGGGATCATGAATACCTATGGAGCTGATGCTCTACGGCTGTACTTATTAAACAGTGTTGTTGTGAAAGCCGAAGATTTGCGTTTTTCTGATAAGGGCGTTGAATCTATTCTTAAACAAATCCTCCTACCTTTAACAAATGTATTATCATTTTTCAAAACTTATACGGATTTATACGGTTTTGATGCGGATATGTATGGTAAGGAAGAGATTGCCTATAGTGAGATTGACAAATGGATTCTCTCCGATCTCTATACTGTCGTTGGTAAAGTTCGTGAGAGCATGAACTCTTACAATTTAAATACTGCCGTAAGCCCATTTGTCTCTTTTATTGATGATCTAACAAATTGGTATATTCGCCGTTGTCGTCGACGTTTTTGGGAATCTGAAGATACTCCCGATAGAAGAGCAGCTTTTGCTACACTTTATGAAGTGCTTACAGTTTTCTGCAGGGTGATTGCTCCCTTTATTCCATTTATCTCTGAAGATATCTATCAGCAGATCAAAACAGACAAGTCCGAAGAATCCGTGCATCTCTGTGATTTTCCTCATGTTGATCTTGCTAAGGTATTTCCAGATTTAGAGCAGCGTATGGGAGATGCTCGTGAGATTGTTGGCCTAGGGCATTCTTTACGTAAAGAACATAAGTTAAAAGTTCGTCAGCCTTTAGCCCATTTCTATATAGTGGGTCCTAAAGAAAGATTGGATGAATTGGCTTCTTTTGAGCAGCTCATTGCAGAAGAGCTTAATGTAAAAAATATTGTATTTTATAAAGAGACGCCAAGTTTTGTAAAAACAACCGTAAAACCTAATTTCCGCTCTTTAGGTAGAAGAGTAGGAGAGAAGATAAAGGATGTGCAAAGAGCTCTTAGTACTCTTTCTCAAGAACGAATACAACAGTTACTAAAACAGCAATTTATCTCTCTTGATTTAGGTTCCGAAGAAATCACTCTAAGTATTGATGATATATTGATTTCCTGGGAAACAGATCCCGGATATGTTGCACGTAGTTCTTCTTTGTTTACTGTTGTGCTTGATTGCCAATTAACTGAAAGCCTTATTGTTGAGGGGATTTCACGAGAACTAGTGAATAAAATTAACACAATGCGTCGTAATCGTAAGCTTCATGTTTCAGATCGTATTGTTTTGCAAATAAAGACATCCGAAGATGTTGAAAAGGCATTTTTACAT
Encoded here:
- the ileS gene encoding isoleucine--tRNA ligase: MNTEGEGSKESLANREEKILDFWKTQNIFQKSLKNREGKTLYSFYDGPPFATGLPHYGHLLAGTIKDVVGRFATMDGYYVPRRFGWDCHGVPVEYEVEKSLNLTTPGAIEDFGVAKFNEECRKIVFRYVDEWESYVTRLGRWVDFASTWKTMDASFMETVWWVFRSLYDQGLVYEGVKVVPFSTKLGTPLSNFEAGQNYKEVDDPSVVIKFALHGDPASLLVWTTTPWTLVSNMATAVGPEITYVRIADKASGEQWILGQGCLERWFSDVDSYEVLESFPGTALVGKSYEPPFSFFEHKRAEGAYKILSGSFVEESEGTGVVHMAPAFGEADFFVCKENRVPIVCPVNNHGCFTEEIPEYQGQYIKSCDKGIIKSLKNLGKVFYHGTVMHRYPFCWRTDTPLIYKTVNSWFISVEKIKDKMLRANRKIHWVPEHIKDGRFGKWLDGARDWAISRNRYWGTPIPIWKSKDGEILVIGSIKELEEITGTKVSDLHCHFIDQLKVEKDGKLFQRVPYVFDCWFDSGAMPYAQNHYPFENQKETEAAFPADFIAEGLDQTRGWFYTLTVISSALFDQPAFKNAIVNGIVLAEDGNKMSKRLNNYPSPIGIMNTYGADALRLYLLNSVVVKAEDLRFSDKGVESILKQILLPLTNVLSFFKTYTDLYGFDADMYGKEEIAYSEIDKWILSDLYTVVGKVRESMNSYNLNTAVSPFVSFIDDLTNWYIRRCRRRFWESEDTPDRRAAFATLYEVLTVFCRVIAPFIPFISEDIYQQIKTDKSEESVHLCDFPHVDLAKVFPDLEQRMGDAREIVGLGHSLRKEHKLKVRQPLAHFYIVGPKERLDELASFEQLIAEELNVKNIVFYKETPSFVKTTVKPNFRSLGRRVGEKIKDVQRALSTLSQERIQQLLKQQFISLDLGSEEITLSIDDILISWETDPGYVARSSSLFTVVLDCQLTESLIVEGISRELVNKINTMRRNRKLHVSDRIVLQIKTSEDVEKAFLHYENYICEETLTTQFEFTDAVEGEEWDINGHPTVISLKIASTSN